The Lucilia cuprina isolate Lc7/37 chromosome 5, ASM2204524v1, whole genome shotgun sequence genome includes a window with the following:
- the LOC111675226 gene encoding cell death protein rpr, translating into MAVAFYIPDQATLLRKARQQEQQILAMREAHWRHVASVVYDALRQYLEATPSLLNRAKTNSNKKVKPTKK; encoded by the coding sequence atggcTGTAGCATTCTATATACCCGATCAAGCCACCTTATTGCGTAAGGCCCGTCAACAGGAGCAACAAATCTTAGCCATGCGAGAGGCTCATTGGCGTCATGTGGCCTCGGTGGTCTATGATGCCCTAAGGCAATACTTGGAGGCCACACCTTCTCTACTCAACCGCGCCAAaactaacagcaacaaaaaagtgaaacccACTAAAAAgtaa